TCCGGAGCGACGCGATATGCTTTTTTCATATAACTGATTCTACAAAATTACGCTGATAATTTCATGGAATCAGTGTCTTAAATTTGGGGTACCTGGCAAACTTTCCTTTGTAAAAAACATGCTCTCTCTTTTTTCCTTCCGTTTTGAAGCCCAATTTTTTGTATAAATTTACCGCTCTTTTGTTGTAATCATAAACAGACAATTCTACCCGATGAAGTTTTAATTTGTTAAAAGAGTAATTGAGCAAAGTTGTGATTGCATCCCTGCCGTATCCTTTGTCCCAATAATTTTTATCCCCGATAAAAATACCGAGAACGGCGTTTTTGTCTTGCTTCTTAATATGATGCAAACCCACGCTGCCGACGTGTACTTTGTCTATCGTGTCTATTGCGAATATTTTGTCATTTTTTCTTTTTGGAAGATTCTTGATCCACTCTCTTTCTTCTTTTAATGTCAGGCTTTTCCTCGTTGTATATTTATTGACGCTTGTATCGGACATCCATACGAAAAATCTATGAGCATCACTCATTTTTATTGGCCTTAAAATAATTTTATCGCCGCTCAAAATCATAAAATATTAACTGTAGGCAAGTTAGTAATTCTTAATATTATTTTGTTATAATA
The Candidatus Paceibacter sp. DNA segment above includes these coding regions:
- a CDS encoding GNAT family N-acetyltransferase gives rise to the protein MSDAHRFFVWMSDTSVNKYTTRKSLTLKEEREWIKNLPKRKNDKIFAIDTIDKVHVGSVGLHHIKKQDKNAVLGIFIGDKNYWDKGYGRDAITTLLNYSFNKLKLHRVELSVYDYNKRAVNLYKKLGFKTEGKKREHVFYKGKFARYPKFKTLIP